In Vigna angularis cultivar LongXiaoDou No.4 chromosome 8, ASM1680809v1, whole genome shotgun sequence, one DNA window encodes the following:
- the LOC108343905 gene encoding uncharacterized protein LOC108343905: protein MMNPKVLFVLALLLNLVANSFQKPNPKTPKSTLSRAHVELVSYGLPSGLLPATTVLGYAVNRTTGEFTVKLGGACKITLPPDNYVATYSDTISGKIVQGKIAELDGIRVRAFFKWWSITGIRSSGDDIVFEVGMVTAKYPSKNFDDSPACEGQHSSS from the coding sequence ATGATGAATCCCAAGGTCCTGTTCGTGCTTGCTCTGCTTCTTAATCTCGTGGCCAATTCGTTCCAAAAACCTAACCCTAAAACGCCAAAATCAACGCTTTCGCGGGCTCACGTGGAGCTCGTCAGCTACGGTTTACCCTCCGGTCTTCTTCCCGCCACCACCGTCCTGGGATACGCCGTGAACCGGACCACCGGGGAGTTTACCGTCAAGCTCGGTGGCGCGTGCAAAATCACGCTCCCGCCGGACAACTACGTTGCCACCTACTCCGACACCATCTCCGGAAAAATCGTGCAGGGGAAAATCGCGGAACTTGACGGAATTAGGGTTCGAGCGTTCTTCAAGTGGTGGTCGATCACCGGAATCCGCTCCTCCGGCGACGATATCGTCTTCGAGGTCGGCATGGTCACGGCGAAGTATCCATCGAAGAATTTCGATGATAGCCCCGCGTGCGAGGGTCAACACTCTTCTTCATGA
- the LOC108345402 gene encoding protein SODIUM POTASSIUM ROOT DEFECTIVE 2, which yields MGKLGRMLDTFCPSFGSNTCFCMNSMEFEDEFEQKPLIVSATDHKLRLKDVVDGKQTLAFQLKPQIVTLRVSMHCYGCAKKVEKHISKLEGVSSYKVDLETKIVVVMGDILPSEVLQSVSKVKNAELWYSQGSKQ from the exons ATGGGAAAACTAGGGAGAATGTTGGATACCTTCTGTCCTTCTTTTGGCTCAAACACCTGTTTCTGCATGAACTCCATGGAGTTTGAAGATGAGTTTGAGCAAAAGCCTTTGATTGTAAGTGCTACTGATCATAAACTGAGATTGAAGGATGTAGTAGATGGAAAGCAGACATTGGCTTTTCAGCTGAAACCCCAG ATAGTTACATTGAGGGTGTCCATGCATTGCTATGGATGTGCAAAAAAAGTTGAGAAACATATCTCGAAGTTGGAAG GAGTGAGCTCGTATAAGGTGGATCTGGAAACAAAAATAGTAGTGGTTATGGGCGATATTCTTCCCTCTGAAGTTTTGCAGAGTGTGTCTAAGGTGAAAAATGCTGAGCTTTGGTATTCTCAAGGTAGCAAGCAATAA